One window of Metopolophium dirhodum isolate CAU chromosome 3, ASM1992520v1, whole genome shotgun sequence genomic DNA carries:
- the LOC132940546 gene encoding ubiquitin-conjugating enzyme E2-24 kDa, whose protein sequence is MSTTPTPRSPNNSGRRGVTATLPAVAAVQATPPSSPSIGGETTKEVKPNPKMSKSLSTSTKRIQKELAEITLDPPPNCSAGPKGDNVFEWVSTILGPPGSVYEGGVFFLDIHFTPEYPFKPPKVTFRTRIYHCNINSQGVICLDILKDNWSPALTISKVLLSICSLLTDCNPADPLVGSIATQYLQNREEHDRIARLWTKRYAT, encoded by the exons ATGTCTACTACCCCTACCCCCCGTAGTCCTAATAATTCTGGCCGCCGAGGTGTGACTGCGACGTTACCTGCAGTTGCAGCCGTTCAAGCGACTCCACCGTCATCGCCATCCATAGGTGGTGAAACTACCAAGGAAGTGAAACCAAATCCAAAGATGTCTAAATCTCTTAGCACTTCGACTAAGAG GATTCAAAAAGAACTAGCTGAAATTACATTGGATCCTCCACCCAATTGCAg tGCTGGACCAAAAGGAGATAATGTATTTGAATGGGTCAGCACAATTTTAGGTCCTCCAGGCTCTGTGTATGAAGGAGGAGTTTTCTTCTTAGACATTCATTTCACACCTGAGTATCCATTTAAGCCTCCTAAA GTAACATTTAGGACTCGCATATATCATTGCAATATTAACTCTCAGGGTGTAATTTGCTTGGATATACTTAAAGACAATTGGTCTCCTGCATTAACCATCTCTAAGGTGCTGTTATCAATTTGTTCCTTATTGACTGATTGTAATCCAG cgGACCCTCTAGTCGGTAGTATTGCTACACAGTATCTACAAAACCGTGAAGAACATGACAGAATTGCTAGGCTGTGGACAAAACGATATGCTACATGA
- the LOC132940973 gene encoding 23 kDa integral membrane protein-like, whose product MSICTFLGKYILYLFNLLCLISSVGILSIAFIINHKLYKWSNFISTELITTPQILLAIGIGLLIISIIGLCGVLRDVGWLLTLFSILLTIVLIGELILSGFVYYMGGEIKGYALNQMNNTISSYNKTGYEASTQTWNLIQSDIECCGIYGPKDWEPVTHSNKLPTSCCYAIPLDGFCTDIESYKDGCFNKFESILEENSEIIIWTAIGFALIQLFAVFLACCRKCSLHKEYETV is encoded by the exons ATCTCCAGCGTTGGCATTCTGTCCATTGCGTTCATCATCAATCACAAACTGTACAAATGGTCGAATTTCATAAGCACGGAACTCATCACCACACCTCAAATACTTTTGGCCATTGGAATCGGACTTTTAATTATCTCCATCATCGGTCTGTGCGGTGTCCTTAGAGACGTTGGATGGCTTTTGACACTG TTTTCCATACTGCTAACAATTGTCTTGATTGGCGAACTCATTTTATCCGGTTTCGTTTATTACATGGGCGGTGAAATCAAAGGGTATGCGTTGAATCAGATGAACAATACAATTTCTTCATACAATAAAACTGGTTATGAAGCCTCCACACAAACTTGGAATTTGATACAGTCAGAC ATTGAATGTTGTGGAATTTATGGACCAAAAGATTGGGAACCAGTTACACATAGCAATAAACTACCTACATCTTGTTGCTATGCCATACCGTTAGATGGATTTTGTACAGACATTGAATCATATAAAGACGGCTGCTTCAATAAGTTTGAAAGTATTCTAGAGGAAAacagtgaaataataatatggacagCAATTGGATTTGCTTTAATTCAG cttTTTGCTGTATTTTTAGCATGTTGTCGCAAGTGTTCTTTACACAAAGAATATGAAAcagtttaa